A region of Micropterus dolomieu isolate WLL.071019.BEF.003 ecotype Adirondacks linkage group LG01, ASM2129224v1, whole genome shotgun sequence DNA encodes the following proteins:
- the vps41 gene encoding vacuolar protein sorting-associated protein 41 homolog: MAEVEDQGRKQSEEFTDESEEEDSEEEPKLKYERLSNGVTEILQNDAASCMTVHDKFLALGTHFGKVFLLDIQGNVTQKFEISSVKINQISLDESGEHVGICSEDGKVQVFGLYTREGFHENFDCPIKVVALHPQFTRSNYKQFVTGGNKLLLYERNWLNRWKTSVLHEGEGSITNIQWRVNLIAWANNVGVKIYDIGTKQRITNVLRDNVSLRPDMYPCSLCWKDNATLIVGWGTSIKICVVKERNPTEMRDLPSRYVEIVSAFETEFFISGLAPLADQLVTLFFVKENSDHMDEEFRARPRLDIIQPLPESCEEISSDALTVRHFQDNECRDYRLEHSEGESLFYIISPKDIVVAKERDQDDHIDWLLEKKKYEEALMAAEISFKNIKRHDVQKIGMDYINHLVEKGDYDSAARKCQKVLGKNMELWENEVYRFKTIGQLKAISQYLPRGDLRLRPAIYEMILHEFLKTDYEGFATLIREWPGELYNNMAVVQAVTDHLKRDPTNRTLLTTLAELYTYDQRYDRALEIYLRLRHKDVYQLIHKHNLFRSIEDKIVLLMDFDKEKAVDMLLDNEDKISTDRVVEELADRPELLHVYLHKLFKRDHHKGQKYHERQIVLYAEYDRPNLLPFLRDSTHCPLEKALEVCQQRNFVEETVFLLSRMGNCRRALQMIMEELEDVDKAIEFAKEQDDAELWEDLISYSIDKPPFITGLLNNIGTHVDPILLIHRIKEGMEIPNLRDSLVKILQDYNLQILLREGCKKILVADSLSLLQKMHRTQMRGVRVDEENICESCLATILPSDMAKPFSVVVFHCRHMFHKECLPSTGTVPGVQFCNICSAKKRGPGSGILEMKK; this comes from the exons AGTTCAGTGAAGATCAACCAGATCAGTCTGGATGAAAGTGGAGAGCATGTGGGCATCTGCTCCGAGGATGGGAAG GTGCAAGTGTTCGGCCTCTATACAAGAGAGGGCTTCCATGAGAACTTTGACTGTCCCATCAAA GTGGTGGCGTTACATCCTCAGTTCACCAGATCAAACTACAAACAGTTTGTCACTGGGGGCAACAAG CTGCTTCTGTATGAAAGAAACTGGTTGAATCGCTGGAAGACCTCTGTTCTACATGAAGGCGAGGGTTCAATCACTAATATCCAGTGGAGAGTTAACCTCATTGCGTGGGCCAACAATGTG GGAGTTAAAATCTACGATATCGGTACAAAACAGCGGATCACAAATGTGCTGCGGGATAATGTCAGTCTGAGGCCTGACATGTACCCCTGCAGCCTGTGTTGGAAAGACAACGCCACTCTCATTGTTGGCTGGGGAACTTCCATTAAG ATTTGCGTTGTGAAAGAGCGAAATCCTACTGAAATGAGAGATCTGCCCAGTCGTTATGTGGAAATAG TGTCTGCGTTTGAGACTGAGTTTTTCATCAGTGGTCTGGCGCCGCTGGCTGATCAGCTTGTCACCCTGTTCTTTGTGAAGGAGAACTCTGATCACATG gacGAGGAATTTCGTGCGCGGCCTCGCCTCGACATCATCCAGCCTCTCCCTGAGAGCTGTGAGGAGATTTCTTCAGATGCGCTGACTGTGCGCCACTTTCAAGACAACGAGTGCAGAGACTACCGCCTCG AGCATTCTGAGGGAGAGTCGCTCTTCTACATCATCAGTCCCAAAGACATTGTTGTGGCCAAGGAGCGAGACCAAGATGACCATATCGATTGGCTGcttgaaaagaagaaatatgAG GAGGCTCTGATGGCTGCGGAGATCAGCTTCAAAAACATCAAGAGACATGATGTTCAGAAAATCGGGATGGATTACATCAACCACTTAGTGGAGAAAGGAGACTATGACAGTGCTGCGAG GAAGTGTCAAAAGGTTCTTGGAAAAAACATGGAACTATGGGAAAATGAAGTATACAGGTTCAAGACCATCGGACAGTTGAAG GCCATCAGTCAGTATTTGCCCAGAGGGGATCTGCGTCTCAGACCGGCCATCTATGAAATGATCTTGCATGAATTCCTCAAAACTGATTATGAG GGTTTTGCCACGCTGATCCGGGAATGGCCTGGAGAGCTTTATAATAACATGGCCGTTGTTCAAGCAGTCACCGATCACCTGAAGAGGGACCCCACTAACAGAACCTTGCTCACCACATTGGCTGAACT GTACACATACGACCAGCGGTACGACAGAGCCTTAGAGATCTACCTGAGACTGAGGCACAAAGatgtttaccagctgatccacaaaCACAACCTTTTCCGCTCCATAGAGGACAAGATCGTACTCCTCATGGACTTTGACAAAGAG AAAGCTGTTGACATGCTTCTCGACAATGAAGACAAGATATCG acagacagggtagTGGAAGAACTGGCAGACAGGCCTGAGCTTCTGCATGTG TACCTCCATAAACTGTTCAAGCGAGACCACCACAAAGGCCAAAAATACCACGAGAGACAGATTGTCCTGTATGCCGAATACGACCGGCCAAACCTCTTACCTTTCCTGAGAGATAGCACACACTGCCCGCTTGAAAAG GCTCTTGAGGTTTGTCAACAGAGGAACTTTGTAGAGGAGACTGTCTTCCTGCTCA GCAGGATGGGGAACTGCAGACGAGCTCTGCAGATGATcatggaggagctggaggacgTGGACAAGGCCATAGAGTTTGCTAAAGAGCAGGACGATGCAGAGCTCTGGGAGGATCTCATCTCATACTCTATTGACAAACCAC CATTTATCACTGGCCTCCTTAATAACATTGGTACTCATGTGGATCCCATCCTGCTCATCCATCGCATTAAGGAGGGTATGGAGATCCCAAACCTCAGAGATTCACTAGTAAAAATTCTCCAGGACTACAATCTACAG ATTCTTCTGAGGGAAGGATGTAAGAAGATACTGGTGGCCGACTCCCTCTCCCTGCTCCAGAAGATGCACCGGACACAGATGAGAGGAGTCAGGGTCGACG aGGAGAACATTTGCGAATCGTGTCTTGCTACCATATTACCGTCAG ACATGGCCAAACCCTTCAGTGTGGTGGTGTTTCACTGCAGACACATGTTTCACAAGGAATGTTTACCATCCACAGGAACA GTTCCCGGGGTGCAGTTTTGTAACATCTGCAGTGCGAAGAAGCGCGGGCCAGGAAGTGGAATCCTGGAGATGAAAAAGTAA